The Salmo trutta chromosome 6, fSalTru1.1, whole genome shotgun sequence genome has a window encoding:
- the chchd7 gene encoding coiled-coil-helix-coiled-coil-helix domain-containing protein 7, producing MDKNVRKLRSKDINPCIEESDGSQKCLDANNYDKNMCSAYFLRYKNCRKYWHNIMVNRRRDGVKPDMPTAEERQEILAAIGGKPY from the exons ATGGACAAAAACGTGCGCAAGCTTCGAAGTAAAGATATAAACCCATGCATTGAA GAAAGTGATGGCTCTCAGAAATGTTTGGATGCCAATAACTATGATAAGAACATGTGTTCTGCGTATTTTCTGAGATACAAAAACTGCAGAAAATACTGG CACAACATCATGGTGAATAGGAGACGAGACGGCGTGAAGCCTGACATGCCCACTGCTGAGGAGCGCCAGGAGATACTGGCTGCCATTGGAGGCAAGCCCTATTGA